Proteins from a genomic interval of Caulobacter sp. NIBR1757:
- a CDS encoding polysaccharide biosynthesis/export family protein, with amino-acid sequence MIRALVLALVASVLLAACTGGGSGKMADGALYGQALPPPDPTRAVVGAEEYRVGPMDTLDVSVYQAPDVSRIVQVDAAGQIGMPIIGAVPVAGKTVNEIRDELTTRLKARYLRSPEVTVSVKEFASQKVTVDGSVSQPGVYPLIGKTTLIQAVAMARGVNREANEKKVAVFRMVNNQRMVAVFDLNSIRTGKIDDPQIFANDVVFVDRSGGKTLWRDVISAVPLIGTFVPVL; translated from the coding sequence ATGATCCGTGCCCTGGTTCTTGCGCTGGTTGCCAGCGTCCTGTTGGCCGCCTGCACCGGCGGCGGCTCCGGCAAGATGGCTGATGGCGCCCTCTATGGCCAGGCGCTGCCCCCGCCCGATCCGACCCGCGCCGTCGTCGGCGCCGAGGAGTATCGCGTCGGGCCGATGGATACCCTCGATGTCAGCGTCTACCAGGCGCCGGACGTCTCGCGCATCGTCCAGGTCGACGCCGCCGGCCAGATCGGCATGCCGATCATCGGCGCCGTGCCGGTGGCCGGCAAGACGGTCAACGAAATCCGCGACGAACTGACCACCCGGCTCAAGGCCCGCTACCTGCGCTCGCCGGAAGTCACCGTCTCGGTCAAGGAATTCGCCAGCCAGAAGGTCACCGTCGATGGCTCGGTCAGCCAGCCGGGGGTCTATCCGCTGATCGGCAAGACCACCCTCATCCAGGCGGTGGCCATGGCCCGCGGCGTCAACCGCGAGGCCAACGAGAAGAAGGTCGCCGTCTTCCGGATGGTCAACAACCAGCGGATGGTGGCGGTGTTCGACCTCAATTCCATCCGCACCGGCAAGATCGACGACCCGCAGATTTTCGCCAACGACGTGGTCTTCGTCGACCGCTCGGGCGGCAAGACCCTGTGGCGCGACGTGATCTCGGCGGTGCCGCTGATCGGCACCTTCGTGCCGGTGCTCTGA
- a CDS encoding helix-turn-helix domain-containing protein translates to MSNPTCTPTLPGFTCGLDATLRVIAGKWKPLILYFLAQGGPTRYGELRRAIRDVSDKMLIQQLKELEADGLVKRTDYREIPPRVDYSLTPLGVSLAGALVPLCQWGEQNMAEVTRVFARRAAWARKGRTA, encoded by the coding sequence ATGTCGAACCCGACCTGCACCCCCACCCTGCCCGGTTTCACCTGCGGCCTGGACGCCACGTTGCGCGTCATCGCCGGCAAGTGGAAACCGCTGATCCTCTACTTCCTGGCCCAGGGCGGCCCGACCCGCTACGGCGAGCTGCGGCGGGCCATCCGCGATGTCAGCGACAAGATGCTGATCCAGCAGCTCAAGGAGCTGGAGGCCGACGGCCTGGTCAAACGCACCGACTACCGGGAGATTCCGCCCCGGGTGGACTATAGCCTGACGCCCCTGGGGGTGAGCCTGGCCGGGGCGCTCGTGCCGCTGTGCCAGTGGGGGGAGCAGAACATGGCCGAGGTCACCCGGGTGTTCGCGCGGCGCGCGGCGTGGGCCCGTAAGGGCCGTACAGCCTGA
- a CDS encoding 4a-hydroxytetrahydrobiopterin dehydratase: MTRPSKIGAAQALKSLPHWKAAEGERDAIVRTFQFKDFNAAFGFMTRVALAAEKLDHHPEWFNVYNRVEVLLSTHDADGVTSLDIALAAIMDEAAAAL; encoded by the coding sequence ATGACCCGCCCCTCGAAGATCGGCGCTGCCCAGGCGCTGAAGTCCCTGCCCCACTGGAAGGCCGCCGAGGGCGAGCGCGACGCCATTGTCCGCACCTTCCAGTTCAAGGATTTCAACGCCGCCTTCGGCTTCATGACCCGCGTCGCCCTGGCGGCCGAGAAGCTCGACCACCACCCGGAATGGTTCAATGTCTACAACCGGGTCGAGGTGCTGCTCAGCACCCACGACGCCGACGGGGTGACCAGCCTGGACATCGCCCTCGCCGCGATCATGGACGAGGCCGCCGCGGCGCTCTAA
- the pseB gene encoding UDP-N-acetylglucosamine 4,6-dehydratase (inverting), with translation MTRFAPKKLNLDGQVILVTGGTGSFGKRFIETVLTRYAPRKLIVYSRDELKQSEMQQDLREKFSAEDYSKMRFFLGDVRDRSRLTLALRGVDIVIHAAALKQVPAAEYNPSECIQTNVVGAENVVWATLSNRVRQVVALSTDKACNPVNLYGATKLASDKTFVAANNLSGDLGCRFSVVRYGNVVGSRGSVVPLYRRLLARGATSLPITDARMTRFWITLDEGVEFVLSSLEIMRGGEIFVPKIPSMAMPDLARAMAPEAEIEIVGIRPGEKLHEIMVGADDARQTCELDDRYVIEPAFVEYAREAFGPKDGARPVAEDFAYASDSNTEWLSPEGLTAMLDAQGV, from the coding sequence ATGACCCGATTCGCGCCCAAGAAACTGAACCTCGACGGCCAGGTGATCCTGGTGACCGGCGGCACCGGCTCGTTCGGCAAGCGGTTCATCGAGACCGTGCTGACCCGCTACGCGCCGCGCAAGCTGATCGTCTACAGCCGCGACGAGCTCAAGCAGAGCGAGATGCAGCAGGACCTGCGCGAAAAGTTCTCGGCCGAGGACTATTCGAAGATGCGGTTCTTCCTCGGCGACGTGCGCGATCGCTCGCGCCTGACCCTGGCCCTGCGCGGCGTCGATATCGTCATCCACGCCGCCGCCCTGAAACAGGTGCCGGCGGCCGAGTACAATCCCTCCGAATGCATCCAGACCAATGTGGTCGGGGCCGAGAACGTGGTCTGGGCCACGCTCAGCAACCGGGTGCGGCAGGTGGTGGCGCTCAGCACCGACAAGGCCTGCAACCCGGTCAACCTCTACGGCGCTACCAAGCTGGCCTCGGACAAGACCTTCGTTGCCGCCAACAACCTGTCGGGCGACCTCGGCTGCCGCTTCTCGGTCGTGCGCTACGGCAATGTCGTCGGCTCGCGGGGCAGCGTGGTGCCGCTTTACCGCCGCCTGCTGGCGCGCGGCGCGACCAGCCTGCCGATCACCGACGCGCGGATGACCCGCTTCTGGATCACCCTCGACGAGGGCGTGGAGTTCGTCCTCTCCTCGCTGGAGATCATGCGCGGCGGCGAGATCTTCGTGCCCAAGATCCCCTCCATGGCCATGCCGGACCTGGCCCGCGCCATGGCCCCGGAGGCGGAGATCGAGATCGTCGGCATCCGCCCGGGTGAGAAGCTGCACGAGATCATGGTCGGGGCCGACGACGCCCGCCAGACCTGCGAGCTGGACGACCGCTATGTCATCGAGCCGGCCTTCGTCGAATACGCCCGCGAGGCGTTCGGGCCGAAGGACGGGGCCCGGCCGGTGGCCGAGGATTTCGCCTACGCCAGCGACAGCAACACCGAATGGCTTAGCCCCGAAGGCCTGACCGCCATGCTGGACGCCCAGGGTGTCTGA
- the pseC gene encoding UDP-4-amino-4,6-dideoxy-N-acetyl-beta-L-altrosamine transaminase: MSDGFLPYGRQTIEEDDIAAVAQALRGDFLTTGPTVEAFETAFAEKVGAAHAVACSNGTASLHLAMLALGVGSGETCIVPSITFLATANCAAYVGAEVVFADVDPDSGLMTPRTLAEALSRAIGPVKAVLPVHLRGDVCDLPGLARLAAEAGAVLVEDAPHALGTTMDFGGGPERVGDCRHAAMASFSFHPVKAIATGEGGMLTTNDAALATRLRSLRSHGMTRPPGADPWVYEMAQPGFNYRLPDINCALGLSQLGKLDRFTGRRRRLTALYRARLAGLNAVALAESPAWSDPALHLLTVLIDFDALGVTRAEVMARLSAAGIGSQVHYIPVHTQPYWRARNGPLDLPGAQAWYDRCLSLPLYPAMQDGDVERVVAALESALGL, from the coding sequence GTGTCTGACGGCTTCCTGCCCTATGGCCGCCAGACCATCGAGGAAGACGACATCGCCGCCGTGGCGCAGGCTTTGCGCGGCGACTTCCTGACCACCGGCCCGACGGTCGAGGCCTTCGAGACGGCGTTCGCGGAGAAGGTCGGCGCCGCCCATGCGGTGGCCTGCTCGAACGGCACCGCCTCGCTGCATCTGGCCATGCTGGCGCTCGGCGTCGGTTCCGGCGAGACCTGCATCGTCCCCTCGATCACCTTCCTGGCCACCGCCAACTGCGCCGCCTACGTCGGCGCCGAGGTGGTCTTCGCCGACGTCGACCCGGACAGCGGCCTGATGACGCCCCGGACCCTGGCCGAGGCCCTGTCCCGGGCGATCGGACCGGTGAAGGCGGTGCTGCCGGTGCATCTACGCGGCGATGTCTGCGACCTGCCCGGCCTGGCGCGGCTGGCGGCGGAGGCCGGGGCGGTGCTGGTCGAGGATGCGCCCCATGCCCTGGGCACGACCATGGATTTCGGCGGCGGACCCGAGAGGGTCGGCGACTGCCGTCACGCGGCCATGGCCAGCTTTTCATTTCACCCGGTAAAAGCCATCGCCACCGGTGAAGGCGGCATGCTGACCACCAACGACGCGGCCCTGGCGACCAGACTCCGGTCCCTGCGCAGCCACGGCATGACCCGGCCGCCGGGGGCCGACCCCTGGGTCTATGAGATGGCGCAGCCGGGGTTCAACTACCGCCTGCCGGACATCAACTGCGCGCTCGGCCTGTCGCAACTGGGCAAGCTGGACCGCTTCACCGGCCGCCGCCGCCGGCTGACCGCCCTCTACCGGGCGCGGCTGGCGGGCCTGAACGCCGTCGCCCTGGCCGAAAGCCCGGCCTGGTCGGACCCGGCCCTGCATCTGCTGACTGTGCTGATCGACTTCGACGCCCTTGGCGTCACCCGCGCCGAGGTCATGGCCCGCCTGTCGGCGGCCGGCATCGGCAGCCAGGTCCACTACATCCCGGTCCACACCCAGCCCTACTGGCGGGCTCGCAACGGCCCGCTCGACCTGCCGGGGGCCCAGGCCTGGTACGACCGCTGCCTCAGCCTGCCGCTGTATCCGGCCATGCAGGACGGCGATGTCGAGCGGGTGGTCGCGGCCCTGGAATCCGCGCTCGGCCTCTAG
- a CDS encoding CpsB/CapC family capsule biosynthesis tyrosine phosphatase → MIDLHCHMVPGIDDGAPDLETSLAMARCAVEDGIEVVACTPHIFPGLYENTGPQIRAAVAALQVELDREEIPLQLTTGADVQLCVDLVAGLRSGRILSLGDTRYFLFEPPHHTAPPRIEDTVFAAMAAGYHPIITHPERLHWIESHYETMVRMAKAGAWMQLTSGSVTGRFGKRPQYWSERMLDEGLVHILATDAHNMRHRRPQLSPARDAVAQRLGEQAAIDMVITRPRAVLENRPPSMLPDAARAQKAPTTGFGFLRRLFKAA, encoded by the coding sequence TTGATCGACCTACACTGCCACATGGTTCCCGGCATCGATGACGGGGCCCCTGATCTCGAGACGTCGCTGGCCATGGCCCGCTGCGCCGTCGAGGACGGCATCGAGGTCGTCGCCTGCACGCCGCACATCTTCCCGGGCCTCTACGAGAACACCGGCCCCCAGATCCGCGCCGCCGTCGCCGCCCTGCAGGTCGAACTCGACCGGGAAGAGATCCCGCTCCAGCTGACCACCGGCGCCGATGTGCAGCTGTGTGTCGACCTGGTCGCCGGCCTGCGCTCGGGCCGCATCCTCAGTCTCGGCGACACCCGCTACTTCCTGTTCGAACCGCCGCACCATACCGCCCCGCCGCGCATCGAGGACACGGTCTTCGCCGCCATGGCCGCCGGCTACCACCCGATCATCACGCACCCGGAACGCCTGCACTGGATCGAGAGCCATTACGAGACCATGGTCCGCATGGCCAAGGCCGGGGCCTGGATGCAGCTGACCTCCGGTTCCGTCACCGGCCGCTTCGGCAAGCGGCCGCAATACTGGTCCGAGCGCATGCTGGACGAGGGCCTGGTCCACATCCTGGCGACGGACGCCCACAACATGCGCCATCGCCGGCCGCAGCTGTCCCCCGCCCGCGACGCCGTCGCCCAGCGGCTGGGCGAGCAGGCGGCCATCGACATGGTCATCACCCGGCCGCGGGCCGTTCTCGAGAACCGGCCGCCTTCGATGCTGCCCGACGCCGCGCGCGCCCAAAAGGCGCCGACGACGGGATTTGGCTTTCTGCGGCGTTTGTTTAAAGCGGCCTGA
- the modA gene encoding molybdate ABC transporter substrate-binding protein → MVAGGFTLWQDGEMIARRTVLAAGLALAAGPALARGGIRIFAAASLQTALTRIAAGYRGSGAPLRLSFGASSAMARQIAQGAPADLFVSADSEWMDWLGARRLIAAGTRRNLLSNRLVLIAPKGSTVRLKIAPGMPLAAALGGGRLAIADPVSVPAGKYGKAALIKLGVWDNVAGRLAPAENVRAALAYVARGETPLGIVYATDAHAEPKVRVVGLFPPATHPRILYPAALTRATPAGQAVLDYLSGPKAMAVFAAEGFLKP, encoded by the coding sequence ATGGTTGCCGGCGGATTCACCCTCTGGCAGGACGGGGAGATGATCGCGCGGCGTACAGTTCTGGCGGCCGGCCTGGCCCTGGCGGCGGGCCCGGCCCTGGCGCGGGGCGGCATCCGCATCTTCGCGGCCGCCTCGCTGCAGACAGCCCTGACCCGGATCGCCGCCGGCTACCGCGGCTCCGGCGCGCCGCTGCGGCTGTCGTTCGGCGCCTCTTCGGCCATGGCCCGCCAGATCGCCCAGGGGGCGCCGGCCGACCTGTTCGTCAGCGCCGACAGCGAATGGATGGACTGGCTCGGCGCCCGGCGGCTGATCGCCGCCGGCACGCGGCGCAACCTGCTGTCCAACCGGCTGGTGCTGATCGCCCCGAAAGGCTCGACCGTCAGGCTGAAGATCGCCCCGGGCATGCCGCTGGCGGCGGCCCTGGGCGGCGGGCGCCTGGCCATCGCCGACCCGGTGTCGGTGCCGGCCGGCAAGTACGGCAAGGCGGCGCTGATCAAGCTGGGCGTCTGGGACAACGTCGCCGGCCGCCTGGCCCCGGCCGAGAATGTCCGCGCCGCCCTGGCCTATGTCGCCCGGGGCGAGACGCCGCTCGGCATCGTCTACGCCACCGACGCTCATGCCGAGCCGAAGGTCAGGGTGGTCGGCCTGTTCCCGCCGGCGACCCACCCGCGCATCCTCTACCCGGCCGCCCTGACCCGGGCGACACCGGCCGGACAGGCGGTGCTGGACTATCTGTCGGGCCCGAAGGCCATGGCCGTGTTCGCCGCCGAGGGCTTTCTCAAGCCCTGA
- a CDS encoding polysaccharide biosynthesis tyrosine autokinase, giving the protein MKRGDNDEHRDGEPEARNYMTTAMPRPLVVSGGRGLVPTRANFDEQQGVNPEINLLAYWHVLVKHRLVIAGAVGVMLILGLIFTLLTTPIYRSTTMIQIDREVASYTGIQEVTPDDSRNLEFYQTMYGQLKSRKLALRVVQKENLANDPAFMNQSKPSGFKDGINKLLGRGKGTAANMTAPLAARERQATSLLMAGLSIEPVRNSRLVKISYESPDPAIASRVANLFAKQYVGFNLDRRFDATADARVVLQDKLAEAKTKLEVSERALNDYATSQGIISVTAPAASGAPGGGGAEQTASTSLTATDLVSMNTALGMAKSMRIAAEQKWRQAQSGALMSLPEVMGSPTIQALRQQQAALNGQYQLMLTKFVPDAPEVVAIKGQIDELGRQINAEAGNIRASIQQQYQTARNTESQLQGQVSGLKSGVMDLRNRSIQYTILQRDVDTNRTLYDGLLQRFKDIGVTAGGGANNVSVIDDAVTPRSPYKPNMLINLLIALGIGLLMGVGAAFGLESLDETIKVPEDIEGKLGMPLLGAIPMLDKGVTPEEAMADPRSSFSEAYYSVRTALQFSTNEGVPRNILVTSARPSEGKSTTSVALAKNFAKLGMNVLLVDSDLRNPSLHRTLRADSSAGLSNYLTGSATLIELAQATDQPNLAFIPCGPLPPNPAELLAGTRIRALIAEAQEHFDLLIIDGPPVMGLADAPLLASSVAGTILVIEAGTTRQGLAKAALRRLGLGNARILGALLSKFSLKAAGYGYGYGYGYGYAYNYEYGSNDTKKLGRQKG; this is encoded by the coding sequence ATGAAGCGCGGCGACAACGATGAGCACCGGGACGGCGAACCGGAAGCCCGCAACTACATGACCACGGCCATGCCCCGGCCGCTGGTTGTCTCCGGCGGCCGCGGCCTGGTTCCCACCCGGGCCAACTTCGACGAGCAACAGGGGGTCAACCCCGAGATCAACCTGCTGGCCTACTGGCATGTGCTGGTGAAGCACCGCCTGGTCATCGCCGGGGCGGTCGGGGTGATGCTGATCCTCGGCCTGATCTTCACCCTGTTGACGACGCCGATCTACCGCTCGACGACGATGATCCAGATCGATCGCGAGGTGGCCAGCTACACCGGCATCCAGGAAGTGACGCCGGACGACAGCCGCAACCTCGAATTCTACCAGACCATGTACGGACAGCTGAAGAGCCGCAAGCTGGCCCTGCGGGTGGTGCAGAAGGAAAACCTGGCCAACGACCCGGCCTTCATGAACCAGTCCAAGCCCTCGGGCTTCAAGGACGGCATCAACAAGCTGCTGGGCCGCGGCAAGGGCACGGCGGCCAACATGACCGCCCCCCTGGCCGCCCGCGAGCGCCAGGCCACCAGCCTGCTGATGGCCGGCCTCTCGATCGAGCCGGTGCGCAACTCGCGGCTGGTCAAGATCTCCTACGAGAGCCCCGACCCGGCCATCGCCTCGCGCGTCGCCAACCTGTTCGCCAAGCAGTACGTCGGCTTCAACCTCGACCGTCGCTTCGACGCCACCGCCGACGCCCGCGTGGTGCTGCAGGACAAGCTGGCCGAGGCCAAGACCAAGCTCGAGGTCTCCGAACGGGCGCTGAACGACTACGCCACCAGCCAGGGCATCATCAGCGTCACCGCCCCGGCCGCGAGCGGCGCTCCCGGCGGCGGCGGCGCCGAGCAGACGGCCAGCACCTCGCTGACCGCCACCGACCTGGTGTCGATGAACACGGCGCTCGGCATGGCCAAGAGCATGCGCATCGCCGCCGAACAGAAGTGGCGCCAGGCCCAGTCGGGCGCCCTGATGAGCCTGCCCGAGGTGATGGGCAGCCCGACCATCCAGGCCCTGCGCCAGCAGCAGGCGGCGCTCAACGGCCAGTACCAGCTGATGCTGACCAAATTCGTGCCCGACGCCCCCGAGGTGGTCGCCATCAAGGGCCAGATCGACGAACTGGGCCGCCAGATCAACGCCGAGGCCGGCAACATCCGCGCCTCGATCCAGCAGCAGTACCAGACCGCCCGCAACACCGAGAGCCAGCTCCAGGGCCAGGTCTCCGGCCTGAAGTCCGGCGTCATGGACCTGCGCAACCGCTCGATCCAGTACACCATCCTGCAGCGCGACGTGGACACCAACCGCACCCTCTATGACGGGCTGCTGCAGCGCTTCAAGGACATCGGCGTCACCGCCGGCGGCGGGGCCAACAACGTCTCGGTGATCGACGACGCCGTCACCCCGCGCAGTCCCTACAAGCCCAACATGCTGATCAACCTGCTGATCGCGCTCGGCATCGGCCTGCTGATGGGCGTCGGCGCCGCCTTCGGTCTGGAAAGCCTCGACGAGACCATCAAGGTTCCGGAAGACATCGAGGGCAAGCTCGGCATGCCGCTGCTCGGCGCCATCCCGATGCTCGACAAGGGCGTCACCCCGGAAGAGGCCATGGCCGATCCGCGCAGCTCCTTCTCCGAGGCCTACTACTCGGTGCGCACGGCCCTGCAGTTCTCGACCAACGAGGGCGTGCCGCGCAACATCCTGGTCACCTCGGCCCGGCCGTCGGAAGGCAAGTCGACCACTTCGGTGGCCCTGGCCAAGAACTTCGCCAAGCTGGGCATGAACGTGCTGCTGGTCGACAGCGACCTGCGCAACCCGTCCTTGCACCGCACCCTGCGCGCCGATTCGAGCGCCGGCCTGTCCAACTACCTGACCGGCTCGGCCACCCTGATCGAACTGGCCCAGGCCACCGACCAGCCGAACCTGGCCTTCATCCCCTGTGGCCCGCTGCCGCCCAACCCGGCCGAACTGCTGGCCGGCACCCGCATCCGCGCCCTGATCGCCGAAGCCCAGGAGCACTTCGACCTGCTGATCATCGACGGCCCGCCGGTCATGGGCCTGGCCGACGCCCCGCTGCTGGCCAGCTCGGTGGCCGGCACCATCCTGGTCATCGAGGCCGGCACCACCCGCCAGGGCCTGGCCAAGGCGGCCCTGCGCCGCCTCGGTCTGGGCAACGCCCGCATCCTCGGCGCCCTGCTGTCGAAGTTCAGCCTCAAGGCGGCCGGCTACGGCTATGGCTACGGATACGGCTACGGCTACGCCTACAATTACGAATACGGCAGCAACGACACCAAGAAGCTGGGCCGTCAAAAGGGCTGA
- a CDS encoding SDR family oxidoreductase, whose amino-acid sequence MSGRVAGKKAFITGGAQGLGAGAARRLAEEGAKVALADLNLEGAQGIADELNAAHGRGTAYAYRLDVTDEQGWIDTLLRANADMGGISVLLNNAGISRGADIENCTLDDFRITMSVNVDSVFLGAKHAIRYLRENQPGSIINISSIAGLIANHNGPAYNASKAAVWLLSKNIALYCAKQKIDVRSNSIHPTFIDTPILDPIRQRFGKEEGEAKLGRQVPLGRIGTPKDIADAVLYLASDESRFMTGAELKLDGGISAM is encoded by the coding sequence ATGTCGGGACGGGTCGCGGGCAAGAAGGCTTTCATCACCGGTGGGGCCCAGGGTCTGGGGGCCGGCGCCGCCCGGCGCCTGGCCGAGGAGGGGGCGAAGGTCGCCCTGGCCGACCTCAACCTCGAGGGCGCGCAAGGGATCGCCGACGAGCTGAACGCCGCCCACGGCCGCGGCACGGCCTATGCCTACCGCCTCGATGTCACCGACGAGCAGGGCTGGATCGACACCCTGCTACGGGCCAACGCCGACATGGGCGGCATCTCGGTGCTGCTCAACAACGCCGGCATCAGCCGCGGCGCCGATATCGAGAACTGCACCCTCGACGATTTCCGCATCACCATGAGCGTCAACGTCGACAGCGTGTTTCTGGGGGCCAAGCACGCGATTCGGTACCTGCGCGAGAACCAGCCGGGCTCGATCATCAACATCAGCTCGATCGCCGGCCTGATCGCAAACCACAACGGCCCGGCCTACAACGCCTCCAAGGCGGCGGTCTGGCTGCTCAGCAAGAACATCGCCCTCTACTGCGCCAAGCAGAAGATCGACGTCCGCTCCAACTCCATCCACCCGACCTTCATCGACACCCCGATCCTCGACCCGATCCGCCAGCGCTTCGGCAAGGAGGAGGGCGAGGCCAAGCTCGGCCGCCAGGTGCCGCTGGGCCGCATCGGCACGCCGAAGGACATCGCCGACGCCGTGCTCTACCTGGCCTCCGACGAAAGCCGCTTCATGACCGGCGCCGAGCTGAAGCTTGACGGCGGCATTTCGGCGATGTGA
- a CDS encoding MraY family glycosyltransferase, which translates to MFPTVEFLRTAALEFIAAFSAVTAIIFLLSPFAARLGLVDKPGGRKDHAAPTPVTGGLAIAVGTILPALALTPPNAQVVGLGVAAVILVIVGVLDDIYDIPWPIRVLAQTGAALAIVLIGDVRVANIGPVFGLGPLDLGYLSVPFTIIATVGLINALNMADGIDGLAGSLCVCALVMLVAASLYAGNADLAHGLTVITGAVIAYLAFNLRLPWRKRARIFLGNSGSAYLGLIIAWAVFRLTQNPVYPVTPVLAPFLIAPPLIDCLVLIVRRVLHRRSPFHADRTHAHHLMLDGGFSVTGVVVTLCALSLTLGLGVALALRADVPQPVLLAIFAGLTVAYFLFTRHPDRAIAVYARLTGKAKR; encoded by the coding sequence GTGTTTCCGACGGTCGAGTTTCTGCGCACCGCCGCCCTGGAATTCATCGCGGCGTTCAGCGCCGTCACCGCCATCATCTTCCTGCTCTCGCCCTTCGCGGCGCGGCTGGGCCTGGTCGACAAGCCGGGCGGCCGCAAGGATCACGCCGCGCCGACCCCGGTGACCGGGGGCCTGGCGATCGCCGTCGGCACCATCCTGCCGGCCCTGGCCCTGACCCCGCCGAACGCCCAGGTGGTCGGCCTGGGCGTCGCCGCCGTCATCCTGGTGATCGTCGGGGTGCTGGACGATATCTACGACATTCCCTGGCCGATCCGGGTTCTGGCCCAGACCGGCGCCGCCCTGGCCATCGTGCTGATCGGCGATGTGCGGGTGGCCAACATCGGGCCGGTGTTCGGCCTGGGGCCGCTCGACCTGGGCTATCTGTCCGTGCCCTTCACCATCATCGCCACGGTCGGGCTGATCAACGCCCTGAACATGGCCGACGGCATCGACGGGCTGGCGGGATCCCTGTGCGTCTGCGCCCTGGTCATGCTGGTGGCGGCGTCGCTCTACGCCGGCAACGCCGACCTGGCCCACGGCCTGACGGTGATCACCGGGGCGGTCATCGCCTATCTGGCCTTCAACCTGCGCCTGCCCTGGCGCAAGCGGGCCCGCATCTTCCTCGGCAATTCCGGCAGCGCCTATCTGGGCCTGATCATCGCCTGGGCCGTCTTCCGCCTGACCCAGAACCCGGTCTATCCGGTCACCCCGGTGCTGGCCCCCTTCCTGATCGCCCCGCCGCTGATCGACTGCCTGGTGCTGATCGTGAGGCGGGTCCTGCACAGGCGCTCGCCCTTCCACGCCGACCGCACCCACGCCCACCATCTGATGCTGGACGGCGGTTTCAGCGTCACCGGCGTGGTTGTGACCCTCTGCGCCCTGTCCCTGACCCTGGGCCTCGGCGTCGCCCTGGCCCTGCGCGCCGATGTGCCCCAGCCGGTGCTGCTGGCCATCTTCGCGGGTCTGACGGTGGCCTACTTCCTGTTCACCCGGCATCCCGACCGGGCCATCGCCGTCTATGCCCGGCTGACCGGCAAGGCCAAACGCTAG
- a CDS encoding HAD-IA family hydrolase produces the protein MTVKAVIWDFGGVITSSPFEAFNRYEAEKGLPHNLFRTVNSTNPDSNAWALFERNEIDAPGFDAMFLTESTALGHPVRGAEVLALLSGDIRPRVVAALNTCKQHFKVGCITNNVQTGHGAGMSANTQKAAAVEGVMELFDAIIESSKAGIRKPDPRIYQMMCELLQVEPAECVYLDDLGINCKPAAALGMTAIKVTGQDQALADLERATGLSFA, from the coding sequence ATGACGGTCAAGGCGGTGATCTGGGATTTCGGCGGGGTGATCACCTCCTCGCCGTTCGAGGCCTTCAACCGGTACGAGGCCGAGAAGGGCCTGCCGCACAATCTGTTCCGGACGGTCAACTCGACCAACCCCGACAGCAACGCCTGGGCCCTGTTCGAGCGCAACGAGATCGACGCCCCCGGCTTCGACGCGATGTTCCTGACGGAATCGACGGCGCTCGGCCACCCGGTGCGCGGGGCCGAGGTGCTGGCCCTGCTGTCGGGTGATATCCGCCCCCGGGTGGTCGCGGCGCTGAACACCTGCAAGCAGCACTTCAAGGTCGGCTGCATCACCAACAACGTCCAGACCGGCCACGGCGCCGGCATGTCGGCCAACACGCAGAAGGCGGCGGCCGTCGAGGGGGTGATGGAACTGTTCGACGCCATCATCGAAAGCAGCAAGGCCGGCATCCGCAAGCCGGACCCGCGCATCTACCAGATGATGTGCGAGCTGCTGCAGGTCGAGCCGGCCGAGTGCGTCTACCTCGACGACCTCGGCATCAACTGCAAGCCGGCCGCCGCGCTCGGCATGACGGCCATCAAGGTGACCGGCCAGGACCAGGCCCTGGCCGATCTGGAACGCGCCACGGGATTGTCCTTCGCATGA